Proteins from one Anaerohalosphaeraceae bacterium genomic window:
- the fmt gene encoding methionyl-tRNA formyltransferase: protein MRIVFFGSSEFGLPCLEAVLQSRHTLAGIFTQPARPAGRHRQPRPTPVRLWCEQKGLDCRESENINHPEWAEKVAACKGELLLVIAFGQKISRPVINLFPYGAINVHASLLPKYRGAAPIHWALMNGETETGISIITLADRMDAGDILAQASLAIEPEDNAQTLHDRLAALAVPVLMQTLDNIEAGRVVLIPQDESAVTYAPKLKKEHGFIDWSRPASAVVNQIRALWPWPGAQAVYVSGKTGRSWRVIIQKARAVPASNSTYQPCGMLNDNLDVWCGQDAVRIEWIKPAGSDLMPFSAFVNGRACQPGDLFLPLEKVLKGVLE from the coding sequence ATGCGAATTGTATTTTTCGGCTCATCGGAGTTCGGGCTTCCGTGTCTGGAGGCCGTCCTGCAAAGCCGGCATACCCTGGCAGGGATTTTCACGCAGCCGGCCCGTCCGGCAGGACGTCATCGCCAGCCCAGGCCGACACCGGTCCGGCTCTGGTGTGAACAGAAAGGACTGGACTGCCGGGAAAGCGAGAACATCAACCATCCGGAATGGGCCGAGAAGGTCGCCGCCTGCAAGGGCGAGCTGCTTTTGGTCATCGCCTTCGGTCAGAAAATCAGCCGGCCGGTCATCAACCTCTTTCCGTATGGGGCCATCAACGTTCACGCTTCGCTGCTTCCGAAATACCGCGGGGCCGCCCCGATTCACTGGGCCCTGATGAACGGCGAAACGGAAACCGGCATCAGCATCATCACGCTGGCCGACCGGATGGATGCCGGCGACATCCTGGCGCAGGCCTCTCTGGCGATTGAACCGGAGGACAATGCCCAGACTCTTCACGACCGCCTGGCCGCCCTGGCAGTGCCGGTGCTGATGCAAACGCTGGACAACATCGAGGCCGGACGGGTTGTGCTGATCCCGCAGGATGAATCCGCTGTCACGTATGCCCCGAAACTGAAGAAAGAGCACGGGTTTATCGACTGGAGCCGACCGGCGTCGGCGGTCGTCAATCAAATCCGGGCCCTGTGGCCCTGGCCGGGTGCGCAGGCGGTCTATGTTTCCGGCAAGACCGGCCGCTCCTGGCGGGTGATTATCCAGAAAGCCCGGGCGGTTCCGGCCAGCAATTCCACCTATCAGCCCTGCGGAATGCTCAATGACAATCTGGATGTCTGGTGCGGACAGGACGCCGTGCGGATCGAGTGGATTAAGCCGGCCGGTTCCGATTTGATGCCGTTCAGCGCTTTTGTCAACGGACGGGCCTGCCAGCCGGGAGATTTATTCCTGCCGCTGGAAAAAGTTCTGAAGGGAGTTCTCGAATGA
- the rhaM gene encoding L-rhamnose mutarotase, with protein MIRKAFVMQVYPGQEAEYEKRHNPIWPQLEQTLLEHGVKTYSIFLDPQTNQLFGYAEIEDEQRWNEVAKTEICQKWWAYMKEIMPSNPDNSPVQQPLREVFHIESPAERRTK; from the coding sequence ATGATACGCAAGGCGTTTGTGATGCAGGTGTATCCCGGACAGGAAGCCGAATACGAAAAGCGTCATAATCCCATCTGGCCCCAGCTGGAACAGACCCTTTTGGAGCACGGCGTAAAGACCTATTCCATCTTTCTGGACCCGCAGACGAACCAGCTGTTCGGTTATGCGGAAATTGAAGACGAACAGCGGTGGAATGAGGTCGCCAAAACGGAAATCTGTCAGAAATGGTGGGCCTATATGAAGGAGATTATGCCGTCAAATCCGGACAACAGCCCCGTCCAGCAGCCTCTTCGGGAGGTCTTTCACATCGAATCGCCCGCCGAAAGACGGACGAAATAA